A single region of the Lycium barbarum isolate Lr01 chromosome 2, ASM1917538v2, whole genome shotgun sequence genome encodes:
- the LOC132626451 gene encoding zinc finger A20 and AN1 domain-containing stress-associated protein 8-like, giving the protein MEHDETGCQPPPEGPVLCINNCGFFGSAANMNMCSKCYKDTVLKQEQAKLAVSSIENLVNGSKGMVVVGPVDVQTNAVEAKSIALPSSQTSSSSDVAEVKAKVGPNRCGACKKKVGITGFKCRCGNLYCGAHHYSDKHDCQFDYRSAAQDAIAKANPVVKAEKLDKI; this is encoded by the coding sequence ATGGAGCATGATGAGACGGGATGCCAACCCCCTCCGGAAGGCCCTGTTTTGTGTATTAACAACTGTGGCTTCTTCGGAAGTGCTGCAAACATGAACATGTGCTCTAAGTGTTACAAGGACACGGTATTGAAACAAGAACAAGCTAAGCTTGCTGTATCATCCATTGAAAACCTTGTCAATGGATCGAAAGGAATGGTCGTTGTTGGCCCCGTAGATGTGCAAACTAATGCTGTTGAAGCCAAGTCTATAGCTTTGCCATCATCTCAAACATCAAGCTCTAGTGATGTGGCCGAAGTAAAGGCCAAGGTGGGTCCCAACCGCTGCGGCGCTTGTAAAAAGAAGGTTGGCATCACTGGATTCAAATGTCGATGCGGCAACCTTTATTGTGGAGCACACCACTACTCTGATAAACATGACTGCCAGTTTGATTACCGCTCTGCTGCCCAGGATGCAATAGCAAAGGCCAACCCTGTTGTTAAGGCAGAAAAGCTAGACAAGATCTAG